From one Rosa rugosa chromosome 4, drRosRugo1.1, whole genome shotgun sequence genomic stretch:
- the LOC133744640 gene encoding NAC domain-containing protein 2-like: protein MQQDFSMEESRRNHLPGQRFCPMEDELVLFYLKPMLSGQNVPGRNRVVFDCDLYGHQEPWEIWEAFKTKRPHNLRLNKDIYFFTQHKKMSSTDKRVRRNVGSGTWKGDDSGKPVRSVETGRAVGLKKRYTYKNEDSVHNGCWILYEFYLDRSLIDKKQIVKDYVLCLLRKNGEPKTKIEKKRKQREEEEVLENNYALDDGENSNREQEELLEPQEKRQRTVPSIANAPLTMPSEDDAAFAAELEESLECFEDDNAPSEAHAIGFQGEENGGQQPLAEMQAGPSFGDDHGIFNMLPEEDFLWEELLKEMGIEKDESVLNGESSNIDMAEEKEKSTLHAPTSSMSAAYDGCNDMPYLSSGKGCLDPSGSNNVCGGSIGFQDGAYWVESLVEVPSTVEQQKTADEYCSDWLESINFSPEENNLLWSDMQW from the coding sequence ATGCAGCAAGACTTTTCGATGGAGGAGAGCAGACGCAATCACCTTCCTGGCCAGAGGTTCTGCCCCATGGAAGATGAACTAGTTCTCTTCTATCTCAAGCCCATGTTGAGCGGACAGAACGTGCCCGGCAGAAACCGCGTGGTGTTCGACTGCGACCTCTACGGTCACCAAGAACCTTGGGAGATATGGGAGGCCTTCAAGACCAAAAGACCACACAACTTGAGGCTCAACAAGGACATCTACTTCTTCACCCAACACAAGAAGATGAGTTCCACAGACAAGCGTGTGCGCCGGAATGTTGGAAGTGGCACCTGGAAGGGCGACGACTCCGGCAAGCCAGTACGATCTGTTGAAACTGGTCGTGCTGTTGGCTTGAAGAAAAGATATACTTACAAGAACGAAGACTCGGTGCACAATGGCTGTTGGATCTTGTATGAGTTCTACCTTGATCGATCACTCATAGACAAGAAACAAATAGTGAAAGACTATGTTCTTTGTCTATTACGAAAGAATGGTGAACCCAAAACCAAGatcgaaaagaagagaaagcaacgtGAAGAGGAAGAGGTTCTTGAAAACAATTATGCCTTGGATGATGGAGAAAACTCAAATAGGGAGCAAGAAGAGTTGCTTGAGCCACAAGAGAAGCGGCAACGAACGGTGCCATCCATTGCTAATGCACCACTAACAATGCCATCAGAAGATGATGCTGCATTCGCAGCTGAACTAGAAGAGTCATTGGAATGCTTTGAAGATGATAATGCACCCTCAGAAGCTCACGCAATTGGCTTTCAAGGTGAGGAAAATGGTGGACAGCAACCATTAGCCGAGATGCAGGCAGGCCCTTCATTCGGGGACGATCATGGGATATTTAATATGCTGCCGGAGGAAGATTTTCTCTGGGAGGAACTCTTAAAAGAAATGGGTATAGAAAAGGACGAATCAGTTCTTAATGGTGAGAGTAGTAATATAGATATGgctgaagaaaaggaaaagagcacCCTTCATGCTCCCACATCATCCATGTCTGCGGCCTATGATGGTTGCAATGATATGCCATATTTATCCTCGGGAAAAGGTTGCCTTGATCCATCTGGAAGCAATAATGTGTGTGGAGGATCAATTGGCTTTCAGGATGGTGCGTACTGGGTTGAGTCTTTGGTGGAGGTCCCAAGTACGGTTGAGCAACAAAAGACAGCTGATGAATATTGTTCAGATTGGTTGGAGTCGATCAATTTTAGTCCTGAGGAGAACAATTTGCTTTGGAGTGACATGCAATGGTGA